A window from Sceloporus undulatus isolate JIND9_A2432 ecotype Alabama chromosome 8, SceUnd_v1.1, whole genome shotgun sequence encodes these proteins:
- the LOC121914449 gene encoding uncharacterized protein LOC121914449, which yields MPKVIGPPGQALQKEKLRLCAVTNGTNLVILSLALVYLFQATKSRIKRVKNAVFSCATKQVAEDLGSPPILRKPRRTHSGHKAEPSQTFPPENLPASTTNLEVQDEDLEDTEKQESNQQQSLPEVQGQDTEEGICPMETLSAIPVSTDAELPLVSKTSHDTDLGETEDFPAPQEKDTSPTQTVTLIQVQPIRLEDTNSFQETQESHAYEGTCQLRMEIQQPPNTEESSSDSTTSDNTSSDESYFITKWSLNEYSLNSSTSTVDEELDVPILSEQSQFSIQEKNVWVHNMCQKFTNLPSQMRDHMGKTVAQRHLLSVLEHCFESDEHECIEFLAEIVKSPKCNLDVVIRFFYDKANEGSWLPEEGEEKLRVKVKAARYLISVIKWVCDPKKLMYWYDLLASTYMNIWNKQPRRSEEDAEKNDNIYLHPGEIVYIIRILKDMQQDYISQILPDVAD from the exons ATGCCAAAAGTTATTGGACCCCCTGGTCAGGCCTTGCAGAAGGAGAAACTAAGGCTTTGTGCAGTGACCAATGGGACCAATCTGGTCATCCTTTCTTTAGCTCTCGTTTATCTTTTTCAGGCAACCAAAAGCAGGATCAAGAGAGTGAAGAATGCGGTCTTTTCCTGTGCAACCAAACAAGTGGCTGAAGATTTGGGATCTCCTCCAAT CCTCCGAAAGCCACGAAGAACCCATTCTGGCCACAAGGCAGAGCCCTCTCAGACATTTCCACCGGAGAATCTTCCCGCTTCAACG ACAAACCTTGAAGTCCAGGATGAAGACTTAGAAGACACAGAGAAACAAGAATCGAACCAACAACAGAG CCTTCCAGAAGTCCAAGGGCAGGATACTGAGGAAGGCATATGTCCAATGGAGACTCTCTCTGCTATTCCA GTTAGTACAGATGCTGAATTACCATTGGTTTCAAAGACCTCACATGACACAGACCTTGGAGAGACAGAGGACTTTCCAGCACCCCAAGAAAAGGACACATCTCCTACGCAGACTGTG ACCTTAATCCAGGTTCAACCAATACGATTAGAAGACACAAACAG CTTCCAAGAGACACAAGAAAGCCATGCTTACGAAGGCACCTGTCAACTTCGCATG GAAATCCAGCAGCCACCAAACACTGAAGAATCGTCATCGGATTCAACCACCTCAGACAACACGAGCTCCGATGAGAGTTATTTCATCACAAAGTGGTCCTTGAATGAGTATAGTTTGAACAGTTCAACAAG CACCGTAGATGAAGAATTAGATGTACCCATTCTCTCCGAACAGTCACAATTCAGCATACAGGAG AAAAATGTCTGGGTACATAACATGTGCCAGAAGTTCACCAATCTGCCTTCTCAAATGCGTGACCATATGGGAAAGACAGTGGCCCAAAGGCATTTGCTTAGTGTCCTAGAACATTGCTTTGAATCGGACGAACA TGAGTGTATTGAGTTCTTAGCTGAGATCGTTAAGTCTCCAAAATGCAATCTGGATGTCGTGATCCGTTTCTTCTATGACAAGGCAAATGAAGGCAGTTGGCTAcctgaggagggagaggaaaagttGAGAGTCAAG GTGAAGGCCGCAAGATACCTGATATCTGTCATAAAGTGGGTCTGTGATCCCAAGAAGCTAATGTACTGGTATGATTTGTTAGCTTCTACCTATATGAACATTTGGAACAAACAGCCCCGCCGATCTGAAGAAGATGCCGAAAAAAATGACAACATATATCTACATCCAGG TGAAATTGTATATATTATCAGGATTTTGAAAGACATGCAACAGGACTACATTAGCCAGATTTTACCAGACGTTGCTGATTGA